In Oncorhynchus masou masou isolate Uvic2021 chromosome 10, UVic_Omas_1.1, whole genome shotgun sequence, a single genomic region encodes these proteins:
- the LOC135547329 gene encoding T-cell surface glycoprotein CD3 zeta chain-like has product MTITWRTGVMLMFFSSAEASLNEPVICYILDGVLILYSIITTVLFFKVKWGKSVTAPVEDSTYAELLTGTIDDDYEDLRTDQTAATRRKRRQEASSDTYQALQIKDDGSEAYQVIESKGRTRKKDKKAKVPQPLSANTPTQTRPSAPPPPPN; this is encoded by the exons ATGACCATTACATGGAGGACAGGTGTCATGCTGATGTTTTTTTCTTCTGCAG AGGCTTCATTGAATGAACCGGTCATCTGCTACATACTGGACGGAGTCCTGATTCTCTACTCCATCATCACCACCGTTCTATTCTTCAAAGTGAAG TGGGGCAAGTCTGTAACTGCACCTGTGGAGGACTCCACATATGCA GAACTCCTGACGGGTACTATTGATGACGACTATGAGGATCTAAGGACTGACCAGACTGCAGCTACTAGACGG AAGCGCAGACAGGAAGCTAGTAGCGACACATACCAG GCTCTCCAGATAAAAGATGATGGGAGTGAGGCCTACCAGGTGATCGAGTCCAAGGGGAGG ACTCGCAAGAAGGACAAGAAAGCCAAGGTCCCCCAGCCTCTCAGTGCAAACACCCCGACTCAGACCCGGCCCTCCGCCCCGCCACCACCTCCAAACTGA